Proteins from a single region of Bacteroidota bacterium:
- a CDS encoding DUF3806 domain-containing protein: MALRRFGSPTHRSALRRLDDFLENKRVLERRMDGDRLVATVEPIPEQVEPLSEAAARSILENAALISQFMIQFGTTESERWSIRELNVAYAAWVASIERKGYTDEIVVEILGAAFGQRCVEQFGMRWVKITDEDGTALAIQGIEKDYRAFPYDAISKRIADGEHGFFLPIFASIRDASEQDWRPTGGG; this comes from the coding sequence GTGGCGTTAAGACGTTTTGGTAGTCCGACGCATAGATCAGCCCTGCGGCGACTGGATGACTTTCTGGAAAACAAGCGCGTACTGGAGCGCCGGATGGATGGGGATCGCCTCGTGGCTACTGTGGAGCCAATCCCCGAACAGGTGGAACCTCTATCTGAGGCGGCCGCGAGATCGATTCTGGAAAATGCTGCTCTAATTTCGCAGTTCATGATTCAGTTTGGCACAACCGAGAGTGAGCGATGGAGTATTCGGGAATTGAATGTCGCATATGCGGCGTGGGTCGCTTCTATTGAAAGGAAGGGGTACACCGATGAGATCGTGGTTGAAATACTTGGCGCTGCTTTCGGGCAAAGGTGTGTGGAGCAGTTCGGAATGCGGTGGGTAAAAATTACTGATGAAGACGGAACTGCGTTAGCTATACAGGGAATCGAGAAAGACTACCGGGCATTCCCCTACGATGCGATATCGAAACGTATAGCGGATGGTGAGCACGGTTTCTTCTTGCCAATCTTCGCTAGCATCCGTGATGCATCAGAGCAAGATTGGCGTCCAACTGGGGGGGGCTAG
- a CDS encoding sigma factor-like helix-turn-helix DNA-binding protein gives MSDEKDKGVGKQEASENSDLGKKKEDFLTNLSAREAEVLRSRLGIDPSAQNTLEVVREQFEVTREKIRAIEEKALRRLKGNDNEDPDGKGPEAG, from the coding sequence ATGAGTGACGAGAAGGATAAAGGGGTCGGAAAGCAAGAAGCGTCAGAAAATAGTGATCTTGGCAAGAAGAAAGAGGACTTTCTGACTAACCTGAGTGCTCGTGAAGCGGAGGTGCTGCGAAGCAGGCTAGGCATAGACCCAAGTGCCCAAAACACGCTAGAAGTTGTTAGAGAGCAGTTCGAAGTTACGAGGGAAAAGATTAGAGCGATTGAAGAGAAAGCTCTCCGTAGATTAAAAGGGAATGACAATGAAGATCCGGATGGCAAGGGCCCTGAAGCCGGCTGA